A window of Flavobacterium psychrophilum genomic DNA:
CGAGTACACTAAACAGGAATACCGCAATTTTAGCCCTGCTGGTTTTTATAGCGCTAACCAATTGGTTTGATGCGCCTACAAAATGTGCCAGTTTCAATATCCTGAAAACACGTAAAAGTCGCACCGCCCTTATGGATAGTAAAAATCCTGATCCTGGGAAAAGCAACCCGACATATTTTGGTAACGTAGCCAGTAAGTCGATTATGCCATAAAAGCTAAAAATGTAATGCCAGGGTCTTTTAACGGCTACAATACGTGCAATATATTCAAGTGTAAAAACTACGGTTACGATCCATTCTATGATTGCGAGCGTTTTACCGTAGCGAATTTTTATGCTCGCAACACTCTCCAGCATTACAGCTATAATACTCACAACAATAACTGCCAGCAATATCAGGTCAAATAACTTGCCTGCTTTACTGTCGGCCTCATAAATTACAGTATGGAGCTTCTTCCGGAAATCGTCAGATATAATGCCGTTTTTCAATTGGGAGTGGATTTGCTATATCAAAAATAAGGAATCTCTTAAAAACGTACTATTTTTAAGCCTTTCTTTTTTCGCATGTAGCTCTGTATTATTTTTTTTGCATCCTTATTATTTTCCATTGGTATAAGAATGTTTTTAAGAATGTCTATGTTGTTTATCTGGTAGTTAAGATTGTAGAAAGCATAGCCTTTATAAACACCGTTCTCTATAAGTATGGCACTACGCTCATCAATAGCACGGCCCCTGTCTATAATGATCATGCTCTGGTTGTGAAAACTGTTGTTATTTATAAACTCCATAACACGTGCATTGTATTCTTCGGGTGCTTCATGTCCAAGGCATGCACCGTTACAGTTGCCCAACTCATGCGGAAAACAGTTTTCTTTATCGGAAGCTGTAATGTCGTTTATCTTCTGGCAAAGCTTGTATTTTTCAACAATAGCAAACAATGCATTTCTTCCTTCAACGATACCCGGAAATGAAACAATATCTTTTTTACGGTTATCTGTTTTCTGAAGTTTCAGGCAAATGTAGCCGTGTTCATCTTTTTCGGCATATAAAGACCATGGGAATTCCGTTTTCTTTAGCGCACGGTTTAAAGACGGCTTGTTTACTTTTATTTCCTGGCATTCTTTAAGCAAGGCGATAAGTTCGCTGCCGGTTTCTTCATACTGAACAGAAAACGCTTCACGTTGAAGCCTTTTCGATTTTCGCGATAAGCTTGTGAAATGTTGGTTGACCCTCTTTTTTATATTACGGCTTTTGCCGAGATAAATAAGTTCGCCGCTTTCTTTGTAGATATAATAAAGGCCTGTAACCGAAGGTATATTTTCAACAAGATCCAGAAGTTTAGGCGAAATACCTTTTTTCTGTTCTGTTTTTATAAGCCCGGTAAGGATTTCTTTTTCTGTGTCTTTAGCAAGCAATAGCTTAAAAAGCTGAACCGTTGCCATAGCATCGCCTGTAGCACGGTGCCTGTCGCTCATTGGTATGCCCAATGCGCGTACCAGTTTGCCAAGGCTGTGCGATTTTTGTTCGGGAAGTAATTTTTGGGAAAGCTCAACAGTACAAAGTGTTTGCTTTTCAAAGTCGTATCCCAGGTTTTTAAACTCTGTACGGAGCACGCGATAGTCAAACTGAGCGTTGTGAGCAACAATAATGCATCCTTCGGTGATCTCTATAATACGTTTTGCAACCTCATAAAACTTAGGTGCGCTACGCAGCATGGCATTATTAATGCCTGTTAACTTTACAACAAAAGGCTGTATGGTTTTTTCGGGGTTTACAAGGCTAATAAACTGGTCTACAACTTCGTGGCCATCAAACTTATAAATGGCAATCTCAGTAATCCCTTCTTCATTAAATTGTCCTCCGGTCGTTTCTATGTCAAGTATTGCGTACAAAAAAAGTGTAAAGTTTTATGTTGAGTTTATGGTTACAAAGTACGTAAATTTCAGCTATCCTGTATCTCCAAAAGTAAATTAACTGATATTGTCTTTACCTGCCGCCAAATATGCTGCTGCCAATACGTACCATAGTGCTTCCGCAGGCAATTGCAATTTTGTAATCGCCACTCATACCCATACTTAAAGTTGATAATTGGCAGTTATTCGTTACCTGTTTACAGGCGTTGTCGAAAGTAGATTTTAAGTGTGTGAATTCTTTTTTGATCTGGTTTTCATCTTCGGTAAATGTAGCCATACCCATAAGTCCGGTTACCTTGATATTTTCCATCTGCTTAAATTCTTCCGAAGCCAATAATTCCTCAAGCTCACTTTCGTCCATGCCGAATTTTGTTTCCTCTTCGGCAATATGCATTTGTAATAAACAGTTTATAGTGCGATTATTTTTCTTCGCCTGTTTGTTTATTTCTGCCAATAGTTTAAGGCTGTCCACGCCATGTACCAGGCTAACAAAAGGTGCCATATATTTTACCTTATTGGTCTGCACGTGGCCTATCATATGCCATTCAATATCCTTCGGCATCTCGTCATATTTGCCTGCCATCTCCTGAATCTTATTCTCGCCAAAAATGCGTTGCCCTGCGTTGTATGCTTCAAGAAGATCGGGTACAGGCTTGGTTTTAGATACCGCTACAAGCGTTATGTGCTCAGGAATTGTAGCTTTTATTTCGAGTAAGTTTGATTGTATTGACATATTGATACACTTGATTTTTGATTGTTCGAATTGGGAACCGATAAATTTACAGCTATTAAATAAGAAATGAATCTATCTTTCGGTACGCTAGGTAGCAGGATAATTAAAGTTCATAGACCACAAGTCCGCTCCTGAATTTAGGTTCGATATATGTACTCTTAGGTGGCATAATAAGATTATTATCGGCAAGGTCTTTTATCTCGCTGATGCTTGCCGGATATAACATAAAACCAACCTCATACTCATCTTCGTCTATCATCTGCTTTATAAGAGTGATAGGTTTGCTTCCGGGAATGTATTCAATCCTGCTGTCATTACGTAAATCGGTAATGCCTAAAAGAGGATGCAATACTTTTTCGTAAAGAATCTGTGCATCTAATGCTTCTAATGTTGAATCAAATGTTTTATCCTTTAGCTGTAAAGCATAAAACTCGCCATCAAGGTACATTCCGAAACTGAATTTAGCTTCGGGTTTCCATAGTTCCTGAGCTTTATTTTCTACCGAGAAGTTTTTTGATAATGCCGATAGAAACTGCTGCTTTGTTAAGCCGTTAAGGTCGTGAATTATGCGATTATATTCGTATATTTTTAAGTCGTTTTCAGAGATAAGAAAACTCATAAAGTAATTAAGGTTCTCGTTGCCTGAATCTTTGTCCTGCTCATATAACATTTCTGCCGATGCCGAACGGTGGTGGCCATCAGCAATGTATAGACTTTCGATGTTTGCAAACTGTTCCTGAATCCATCGTATTTCGGCTTCATCTTTAATTCGCCATAAAATATGCTTATCCCTGTTTAGGGAAGAGAAAAGGTACAACGGGCGTTTTTGCTTTTTGGTAACGATCCATTGTTCTATCTCAGGGTTTTCCGGATAGGTTATCAGTACAGGTTCCGTGTTGAAGCCTGTTTGGTGAAGGTAATCTTTAAAATATTCAACACGGTACAGAAGGGTGTCTTCGTGTTTTTTAATGACATTATTTTGGTAATCTTCAATAGAAGTCCCGGCAATGATTCCTGTATACACCCTGTTTTTACTCTGAATCTCGTAAAGAAAAAAAACGGGTGCCGCTTCCTGTTTTAATATATGTTCCTCTTTAAATTCTTTGTATTTGGTGCTGACCGATTTAAACCTGACTAAAGAAGCAGTTTTCTCCATGTTCTTGTAAGCCGGCTTAAGTACATGCAAAAATGAAAACGGATTATAATCCAACTGTGACGCCAGTTCTGCCGGGCTGTATTCATCATACGAACGCGATGTTACAAGGCTTACCTTATCGCGCGAAGGACGCACCGCTTTAAAAGGAACTATTTTTGCCAAAGCATTTATGTTTAAAGTTTCAGATTTCAGGTTAAAGTAAAGTTCAGTCCCAACAAAATGTGCGACTGAACTTTATATGTTTATCAGTACAGCGAACTGCGACTTAAAACTGCATACTATTTAGTAAACATTGCTGCTACTTTCTCTGCTTTTTTGCTCTCTTTGTAATCATAGAAACCTTCGCCCGATTTAACACCAAGCTTACCGGCCATTACCATGTTAACCAATAAAGGGCATGGAGCATATTTAGGATTTTTAAATCCGTCGTACATTACATTAAGTATAGAAAGGCATACATCAAGTCCTATAAAATCAGCAAGCTGAAGCGGGCCCATTGGGTGCGCCATCCCCAGTTTCATAACCGTGTCTATTTCGTAAACACCTGCAACACCGTTGTAAAGTGTCTCTATAGCTTCGTTGATCATGGGCATTAGAATGCGGTTTGCTACAAAACCAGGGTAGTCGTTAACCTCTACAGGTACTTTACCCAGTTTTTCAGAAAGCTCCATGATGCTTTTGGTAACCTCGTCGGACGTGTTATAGCCACGGATAATTTCTACTAGTTTCATAATGGGTACAGGGTTCATAAAGTGCATACCAATAACTTTATCCTGCCTGTTAGTTACCGCCGCAATCTGCGTGATAGATATTGAAGATGTATTGGTTGCAAGAATAGATTTCTCATCGCAAAAACTACTAAGGTCTTTAAATATGCGCAGTTTAAGCTCAACATTTTCAGTTGCTGCTTCTACTACAAGATCGGCGTTTACCACACCGTCTTTAATATCGGTATAAGTAATGATATTAGTTATTGTTCTGGCTTTATCTTCTTCGGTAATAGTGCCTTTAGCAACCATACGGTCAAGATTGGCAGCAATAGTTGCCATACCTTTGTCTAAAGATTTTTCCGAAATGTCAATTAGCTTAACGTTAAAGCCGCTTTGTGCAAAAGTATGGGCAATACCATTCCCCATAGTTCCTGCACCTATAACTGCAATATTTTTCATTCTGTTTGTTGTTTGTTATGTAGGGTTTGTTTGTTGTCTTTGATTACTTCTTAAAACAATCTATAATCCTGTAAGCTACACGTAATGCCTCTGTACCATCTTCAAGGGTTACAATAGGCGTAGTGCCATTGGTTATTGCGTCAGAAAAAGTTTCCAGTTCATCCAGTATAGCATTGTTTACCTCAATATCCGGATTTTCAAAATAAATCTGCTTTTTAATGCCTTCTGCGTTTTGAAGGATCATATCAAAATCGCCCGGAATTTCAGGAGCATCTTTCATTTTAACTACTTCACATACCTTATCTAAAAAGTCTACAGAGATATAAGCATCCTTTTGAAAGAAGCGCGACTTACGCATGTTCTTTAAGGAAATACGGCTGGAGGTAAGATTGGCAACACAACCGTTCTCAAACTCAATACGTGCGTTGGCAATATCGGGGGTATCACTAATAACCGATACACCGCTGGCATTAATTAGCTTTACTTTAGATTTTACTACACTTAAAATAACGTCAATGTCGTGAATCATTAAATCCAAAACTACAGGAACATCAGTACCACGCGGATTAAACTCTGCAAGGCGGTGTGTTTCAATAAACATCGGGTTTTCGATCTTGTCTTTAGTAGATATGAAAGCAGGGTTAAAACGCTCTACGTGTCCCACCTGCCCTTTTACGTTATGCTTTGTAGCAAGATTTATAAGCTCGTCGGCTTCTTCTACGGTATTTGCTATAGGCTTCTCTATAAATACATGCCTGCCTGCCTCAATAGCTTCTTTAGCACAGTCAAAGTGCGAAAGGGTAGGGGTTACAATATCTACAACATCTACGGCTGCTATCAGCTCGCTTATGGTATTAAATTTACGGTAGCCAAATTCGGCTGCCACTTTATCTGCATTATCACTGTTCGGGTCAAAAAAACCTACAAGATCATATTTTTCAGACTGGTTAAGCAGCCTCAGGTGTATTTTCCCAAGATGCCCTGCGCCCAATACGCCAACTTTAAGCATAAGAATATATTTTGAAAACAAAAATACTATTATTTGTCTTGATATTACAAAAAGGGGTAATCAAAAAAATGCCGCTGTAGTATTGCTTTTTTAAATAATGTTGTGAGGTAACAATAAGGTTTGACATTACCATATTGTTTGCTATTTTTACCAAAAAAATATTCGCTTACCATTGAAAGATACAGCAAAACATCAAGGACTTCGCAATCAGCTTGCAGCAGTTTTGGAGCAAAAGGGCATTACCGATAGAAATGTCCTGGAAGCGATAAAAAAAGTGCCGCGCCACCTTTTTCTTAATTCCAGTTTTGAAGATTACGCCTATCAGGACAAAGCATTCCCTATAGGTGCCGGTCAGACTATATCGCAACCTTACACTGTTGCCTTTCAATCGCAATTGCTTCAGGTAGAAAAAGGGCACCAGGTATTAGAAATAGGTACAGGTTCCGGGTATCAAACAGCAGTTTTATGCGCTATGGGAGCCAAGGTGTTCAGTGTAGAAAGACAAAACGAATTGTTCAAAACAACATCGCTTTTACTACCTAAATTAAATATCAGGCCAAAACATCTTTCTTTTGGAGATGGTTATAAAGGTCTTCCTAACTACGCACCTTTTGACAGCATTATCGTAACCGCAGGCGCACCGTTAATACCTAAGCCCCTAATGGCACAGTTAAAAATAGGTGGCAGGCTGGTTATACCTGTTGGCGAAGATCCGCAGATCATGACAATGCTTATCCGTAAAAATGAAACACAGTTTGAAAAGCATGAATTTGGAGAGTTCAGGTTTGTACCGCTCCTTGAAAATAAAAACTAAAAGAGGCCTCAATTTTTGAGGCCTCTTTCTATTTGAATTCTTTTTTAATCCTGTCTATATCGCGTTTGCTATCGCGCTCTTTCATTGTTTCCCGCTTGTCGTAGTTCTTTTTACCGCGTGCAAGTCCAATATCAAGTTTAGCGATACCTTTCTCGTTTGTAAATAACTTTAGCGGAATTATAGTAAGCCCTTTATTCTGTACGCTTTTTAAAAGGCTTTTAAGTTCTTTTTTATTTAGTAATAGCTTACGTTCGCTTTTTGGTGTATGGCTAAAGCTTCGGCTATATGCGTATTCTTCAATGTTTGTATTAATTGCAAACAACTCGTGCTCGTGAAATTCGCAAAAACTTTCGGCAATAGAAGCCTTGCCCAAACGAATGGATTTTATTTCAGAGCCGGCAAGCACAATACCTGCTGTAAAGGTTTCAATTATTTCATAATCAAACCTTGCTCTCTTGTTTAGTATGTTAACCGTTTTTTGCATAAGGATTGCAAAGGTAAGTACAATAGTTTAATGCCGCAACTGTAAGATTAGTTACAATTTTTATAAAATTTTTACGCTGTGCGTAACTATGTCTCCTTTTACAGTTACAATATATAACGTTCCGAATTCAGATTCATCAATTTCAGCATATTTATTTTCGTTCAGCAACTTATTTATGTGATTGGGAAGTGTGTTGCTATGACCAACAATTAGTACAGATTTGCCTCTGTGTATTTCTGCAACCGATTTTAAATTCAATTGCGACGGATTATACGAATTAATATTAAGGCCAAGCTTTTCGGCTAACGGTGTTGCGGTTGCTAAAGTACGTTTGTATGGAGTAGCATAAATGGCAGAAATATTTCTATCACTAAAAAAGGCTCCCCATTTTTTGGCACGCACTTTTCCGGCTTCAGATAATTCTGTGTCCTTAGTGGCGTCTGCTTTTTCAGCATGCCTTATAAGATATAGAGTGGTGGTTTCCTGAGCCTGTAAGGTAGTCATAAATAAAAGTATTGCTAGGGTGCAAAGATATTTCATAGTTACTTTCTTCATTTACAATATAAGTACCCTATTTCATTATTTGTTACATTTACACTATGGAAAACAAAGTTTCAAACGATCCGCTGCACGGCATCACGCTTAAAAAAATATTGGAAGACCTTGTTGGCTTTTACGGCTTCGATACATTAGGTGAACTCATTAAAATAAAATGCTTTAATGAAAATCCCAGTGTAAAATCAAGCCTTACCTTTTTACGTAAAACCGAATGGGCGCGCAAAAAAGTAGAAGAGCTTTACATAAGAACGCTTCCTAAACTAAAAAATCTTCCATAAGGAAGATTCTATTTATTCTGCGGTTACTGTAATAGTTTTTGATACAGGTATGGTACTTGCTGTAAGAAAGTTTAGTACGTATGTTCCGGGAGTAGAAGCTGTAAAAGTATAAGGCTGCGTTGCGGTTATATCTTTAAACCCACAATCACATCCTTCATAATCTACAAGTATTTTAATGTCTTTAGGAAAATTGGTAGTCTCGGTAAACTTGTTGAACTTGCCACATGAACCAAGAGGCGTATATTTTACTTCCAGCGTTATCGGTGTGTTTACGGTAGTTTCAGATGGGCCGCTTACACCCGTAGCTGCAGTATTTAAAGATCTGAAGCAGTAATCACTGTTGCTGTCATCACTAACAGTACAGGCAGCTCCTATACCCGATAATAGTACTAAAAAAGCAATAAGCTTAAATTGAATTGTTTTCATAACTTGTTTTTCTGTTTTTTCAAATAAGATGCAAATTCCGTAAATAGGTTGCGCAGACGCTATAAATTTAACGTAAAATCGCGATTGAAAAAGAAGCATTAAACTCTTCATCAGGTTGCAATGTGACAATGCCTTCTTTTTTTAAAAAATCCCCATCAGCATCATAACTGTCAGAGTAGCCCTGCCAGGGTTCTATGCATATAAAAGGTGCATCCTGTTTGGTCCATATTCCTAAGTGCGGAAAATCGCTAAAGGTAACTTTCAGGAAAGCCGTACCATCTTTTTTTATTTCAATAAAATCAGATTGAACCGATTTAAAGATAAGGGCATCGTCCTTAAACAGATAGTAAGATAATTTAACTTCGCCGTTGTTTGCGGCGATGCTAACTGTTGTATCAGATATAAGGTCGTTTTCAAGCTGGCTACTTACTAGTGGTTCTTCTTTTTCAAAATGCAGGCTATAGTCGTTAAAATTTCCTGACAGTGCAAAGGCAGGATGTGCACCTAATGAAAAAGGCATTTCGACATCGCCTGTATTTCTAACAGTATAGTCTAAAGTTAATTTTTTATCCTGAAGTGCATATTTCAATTCCAGTTCAAAATCAAAAGGAAAATGTTTTTTAGTTTCATCGTTTGGTGTTAACGAAAAGATTACACTCCTGCTGTCGTGTTCTTTTACTTTAAATCGGTTATCTCTTGCAAAACCGTGGCGGCTCATGCTATATTTCTTATCATTTAGGGTATAAGAATTGTTTTTCAGCGTCCCAACAATAGGAAATAAAATAGGGGAGTGCTTACCCCAAAAATCAGGGTTGCCCTCCCACATATATTCGTTACTACTGTCTCTTAAAGATATAAGTTCTGCGCCCTGCGGATTGATAACTGCAGTAAGTGCATCATTAGTAATAGTGATATTCAAAGCTATAATATTTAAAGTGCTATTTGTCTTTTTTCGGCAAGTGCTTTAATTTTTTGCGATGCCGTTTCGCCAAAGTTAACACTTTCACCATAATATTTATCACCTTCGGTTAGTATGGCAAAATCTCCAATTTCTATGCCCAGCCAGGTATGTCCGTCGTCATCAATAGATATGTTGTAAGTGTAGCCAATATTGTTATTGCTAATGTCTCCCCATGCAGGAATATTTAACGCATAATGCAGTCTTTTATTGATGTCAAAGTGGATAACACTTAACCTCGAAGTCCCCGGCCATTCTATAACTGTTGCCGGGTGTATTTCGTAATCGCCAAAATCTTCAGGAAGTGCATCCCATTGACGAATGTATTCCGGTTTTGTAAGTACCTCCCACACACGGGTTACCGGAGCATCAATTCTAATATTGTTTTTTACGATAAGTGACTTGCTCATAGCTTGTAATTTTTTTGATTGTTATCTCTAAATTACAAAATCGGTAAGCGTGCAAACAGGCCTTTAACGATACTTTATAACGGTGTTAATCTCACGATTCGTCTTTTGTAGTTCTTATCAGTCCTATTCCCGAAATAAAGAATATAAGGCCCAGTATACCATAAATTGCGGTTACTTTAATATTTTGTTCTCCTGTAGATGTGTTAGCAAATACATAAGCGGCATAAATTAGGCTGATAATACCTAAAATAGTTAAGATCGCTCCAAAAATTCTCTTTAGATTCATAATAGCAGGTTTTTAAATTCACTACAAATTTGGATTTTAATTGAAGATAATGTATCATGTTTAGTTAAATATTAACATGATACACTGAGATATGAATTTTTATTATGAGGTATCAATGTTTTTAGGACTTTGAAGAGTTTGAGTAGTAATAAGCTTACAAATTATATCTTAACCAAAAGTTATATAGTCATAAAGTTCTGGAAAGTAATATTTTAAATGTTGAAATTGCGGCATGATTTAACACCAAAGTCTATTTTAATACCTCACAACACATGAAGCCAATATACTATTTCATTTTGCTGATAGTCCTTTTCTTTGCTGGCTATCTTATCATAAACGATTTTAATTTTGATAACGTAAGTTTTAGCAACTACCTTATCAATACATTGTTTTTCCTGTTGTTATCGTGTCTTATTATAGCCGGTCTTGCTTATTTTATTGCAGTAAGACGCAAGCATCTAAACAAAGATGTAATGACAATACGACAATATTATGACTATAAAAGTGTCCGTTAAACACGCGGTAGCACTTTAAGAAACCCAGGCCTGTAAGCCTGGGTTTTTGTTTTAAGGCAAAAAACCACGCTCGAAGCGTGGTTTTTTTAATTTACAATTGCTGTATTATTTGCTTACAAGGTCGCTTTGGTTTCTAAATACCAGTTGACCGTCGAAGCTGTCCAATAGTATAATACTGTCGGTAGTTACTTTGCCCGAAAGTATCTGTTTAGACAGTTCATTCATTACTTCTTTCTGAATAACACGTTTTACAGGTCGTGCACCAAAATCCGGATCATATCCTTTTTTAGAAAGATACTCCATAGCTTCAGGTGTAGCATCCAGGGTAATGTTTTGCTGAGCAAGTAATTTGGTAACAGATTTTATCTGTAAACCAACGATCTCTTTAATGTTATCGGAACTCAGCGGTGTAAACATTACGATATCATCGATACGGTTAATGAATTCCGGTCTTACCGTTTGTTTCAATAATCCGAGTACTTCCGTTTTGGCAGCTTCAATAGCGGCCTCTACATTGCCCTTCAGGTTTTCGAATTTCTCCTGTATTATACTGCTACCCATGTTAGAGGTCATGATGATGATTGTATTCTTAAAGTCGGCTACTCGACCTTTATTGTCGGTAAGTCGGCCTTCATCCAACACCTGTAATAATATATTGAAAGTGTCAGGATGGGCTTTCTCAATCTCATCAAGCAATACAACAGAGTATGGTTTTCTTCTAACGGCTTCGGTAAGCTGTCCACCTTCATCATAACCAACGTATCCAGGAGGCGCACCCACCAGTCTGCTCACGCTGTGGCGTTCTTGGTACTCACTCATGTCTATACGTGTCATGGCATTCTCATCGTCAAACAAGTACGAAGCAAGTGCTTTTGCAAGCTCTGTTTTACCTACTCCGGTAGTACCCAGAAATAAGAATGAACCAATAGGTTTCTTCTGATCCTGTAATCCGGCGCGGCTTCTCCTTACAGCATCACTAACAGCTTCTATGGCTTCTTCCTGACCTACAACACGTTTGTGAAGTTCGTCTTCAAGCTGAAGCAGTTTTTCGCGTTCCCCCTGAAGCATTTTTGTTACAGGAATACCTGTCCACTTGGCAACAACTTCGGCAATATCTTCACGGGTCACCTCTTCTTTAATAAGTGTTTCGCCTTTTTGGGTTTCCTGAAGCTGCTGTTCCATTTGGGTTAGCTTTTCTTCAGAATCTTTGATCTTACCGTAACGAAGTTCGGCTACCTTTCCGTAGTTGCCTTCGCGTTCGGCGCGTTCGGCTTCCAGCTTAAAGTTTTCAATTTCAGTCTTCGCTGCCTGAATATTATCTACAATATCTTTCTCACTTTTCCAGCGGGCGTAAATCTCGTTGCGCTCTTCTTTCAGGTTGGCAAGGTCAAGCCCGAGCGATTTTAACTTACTTTCGTCGTTTTCACGTTTAATGGCTTCGATCTCAATTTCAAGCTGCATGATCTTTCTGTCCAGTACATCAAGTTCTTCAGGTTTAGAGTTAATTTCCATACGCAGTTTAGAAGCTGCCTCGTCCATTAAGTCGATTGCTTTATCCGGAAGGAAACGGTTGGTTATATAACGCTGCGATAATTCAACAGCGGCAATAATAGCCTCATCTTTAATTCGAACCTGGTGGTGGGTTTCATATTTCTCTTTAATACCACGAAGAATAGAGATAGCGCTTTCGGTATCCGGCTCATCTACCAGTACCTTCTGGAAACGACGCTCAAGTGCTTTATCTTTTTCAAAGTATTTCTGGTACTCGTCCAGGGTAGTTGCACCTATCGCGCGAAGTTCTCCACGGGCAAGGGCGGGCTTAAGTATGTTGGCAGCATCCATAGCGCCATCACCGCCTCCGGCACCTACAAGGGTGTGTATCTCGTCAATAAATAATACGATATCCCCCTCAGCGGAAGTTACCTCTTTTACAACCGATTTTAATCTTTCCTCAAACTCCCCTTTATATTTGGCGCCTGCAATAAGAGCACCCATATCTAAAGAGTAAACAACTTTATCTTTCAGGTTTTCAGGAACGTCGCCCTGAATAATACGGTGTGCAAGGCCTTCGGCAATTGCCGTTTTACCAACCCCGGGTTCACCTACAAGCATAGGGTTGTTTTTGGTACGCCTTGAAAGTATCTGTAGCACGCGGCGAATTTCCTCATCACGTCCAATTACAGGGTCAAGCTTACCCTCGTTTGCCAGCTGGTTAAGGTTTTTGGCATATTTGTTAAGCGAGTTATAGGTTTCTTCGGCACTTGCCGATGTTACCCTGTCGCCTTTACGCAATTCGTCAATTGCTGCTTTCAGAGCTTTTTCTGTAACACCCTGATCTTTTAATATCTGGGCTACCTTGCTTTTTGAAGCAAATATGGCAAGCAGTAAATGTTCGATAGAAACAAATTCATCGTTCATTTTACGTGCAATGTTAGAGGCTTCGGTAAGTGATGTCGATGCATCACGCGAGATGCTCATTTCACCACCGGTTACTTTTGGAAAGCTTTGTAATGTGCTGTCCAGTATTTGCTGAAATAGCGGAAGGTTAACGTTTAGTTTTTTTAGAAGAAACGGAGTAACATTTTCGTCTACTTCTAATATGGCTTTAACTATATGTTCGTTTTCAATTTGCTGGTGACCATAACTTTGGGCAATTTGCTGTGCCCTTTGTATGGCTTCCTGCGATTTTATAGTAAAATTGGCAAAGTTCATATCTTAATTTTTTTAAATTTGATAAGAGTATTTCAATTTGTATTCCAATACGTAAAATCTGACTAATTGTCTGTTTTTAGTTAGATTTGTAGAAAATTAACAGACAAAATGTCTTAAAAGTGTCAATATGAGTATATTCGGTAAATTATTTGGCGATTCAGATAGTAAAGATAGTTCATCTTCCAGTATCGACTGGAATGAATTAACAGATTTAAAACAATTAGATGAG
This region includes:
- a CDS encoding ion transporter is translated as MKNGIISDDFRKKLHTVIYEADSKAGKLFDLILLAVIVVSIIAVMLESVASIKIRYGKTLAIIEWIVTVVFTLEYIARIVAVKRPWHYIFSFYGIIDLLATLPKYVGLLFPGSGFLLSIRAVRLLRVFRILKLAHFVGASNQLVSAIKTSRAKIAVFLFSVLVLCIIIGTLMYMIEGPEHGFTSIPISVYWTVVTLTTVGFGDITPTTPFGQFISALVMILGYGIIAVPTGLVTAELMREKKVNLNTQVCPNCSADKHRDDAHFCYNCGHHLNEQ
- a CDS encoding exonuclease; this encodes MYAILDIETTGGQFNEEGITEIAIYKFDGHEVVDQFISLVNPEKTIQPFVVKLTGINNAMLRSAPKFYEVAKRIIEITEGCIIVAHNAQFDYRVLRTEFKNLGYDFEKQTLCTVELSQKLLPEQKSHSLGKLVRALGIPMSDRHRATGDAMATVQLFKLLLAKDTEKEILTGLIKTEQKKGISPKLLDLVENIPSVTGLYYIYKESGELIYLGKSRNIKKRVNQHFTSLSRKSKRLQREAFSVQYEETGSELIALLKECQEIKVNKPSLNRALKKTEFPWSLYAEKDEHGYICLKLQKTDNRKKDIVSFPGIVEGRNALFAIVEKYKLCQKINDITASDKENCFPHELGNCNGACLGHEAPEEYNARVMEFINNNSFHNQSMIIIDRGRAIDERSAILIENGVYKGYAFYNLNYQINNIDILKNILIPMENNKDAKKIIQSYMRKKKGLKIVRF
- a CDS encoding alanine racemase, which codes for MSIQSNLLEIKATIPEHITLVAVSKTKPVPDLLEAYNAGQRIFGENKIQEMAGKYDEMPKDIEWHMIGHVQTNKVKYMAPFVSLVHGVDSLKLLAEINKQAKKNNRTINCLLQMHIAEEETKFGMDESELEELLASEEFKQMENIKVTGLMGMATFTEDENQIKKEFTHLKSTFDNACKQVTNNCQLSTLSMGMSGDYKIAIACGSTMVRIGSSIFGGR
- a CDS encoding 3-hydroxybutyryl-CoA dehydrogenase (converts (S)-3-hydroxybutanoyl-CoA to 3-acetoacetyl-CoA), producing the protein MKNIAVIGAGTMGNGIAHTFAQSGFNVKLIDISEKSLDKGMATIAANLDRMVAKGTITEEDKARTITNIITYTDIKDGVVNADLVVEAATENVELKLRIFKDLSSFCDEKSILATNTSSISITQIAAVTNRQDKVIGMHFMNPVPIMKLVEIIRGYNTSDEVTKSIMELSEKLGKVPVEVNDYPGFVANRILMPMINEAIETLYNGVAGVYEIDTVMKLGMAHPMGPLQLADFIGLDVCLSILNVMYDGFKNPKYAPCPLLVNMVMAGKLGVKSGEGFYDYKESKKAEKVAAMFTK
- a CDS encoding oxidoreductase yields the protein MLKVGVLGAGHLGKIHLRLLNQSEKYDLVGFFDPNSDNADKVAAEFGYRKFNTISELIAAVDVVDIVTPTLSHFDCAKEAIEAGRHVFIEKPIANTVEEADELINLATKHNVKGQVGHVERFNPAFISTKDKIENPMFIETHRLAEFNPRGTDVPVVLDLMIHDIDVILSVVKSKVKLINASGVSVISDTPDIANARIEFENGCVANLTSSRISLKNMRKSRFFQKDAYISVDFLDKVCEVVKMKDAPEIPGDFDMILQNAEGIKKQIYFENPDIEVNNAILDELETFSDAITNGTTPIVTLEDGTEALRVAYRIIDCFKK
- a CDS encoding protein-L-isoaspartate O-methyltransferase — encoded protein: MKDTAKHQGLRNQLAAVLEQKGITDRNVLEAIKKVPRHLFLNSSFEDYAYQDKAFPIGAGQTISQPYTVAFQSQLLQVEKGHQVLEIGTGSGYQTAVLCAMGAKVFSVERQNELFKTTSLLLPKLNIRPKHLSFGDGYKGLPNYAPFDSIIVTAGAPLIPKPLMAQLKIGGRLVIPVGEDPQIMTMLIRKNETQFEKHEFGEFRFVPLLENKN
- a CDS encoding single-stranded DNA-binding protein translates to MQKTVNILNKRARFDYEIIETFTAGIVLAGSEIKSIRLGKASIAESFCEFHEHELFAINTNIEEYAYSRSFSHTPKSERKLLLNKKELKSLLKSVQNKGLTIIPLKLFTNEKGIAKLDIGLARGKKNYDKRETMKERDSKRDIDRIKKEFK
- a CDS encoding transporter, whose protein sequence is MENKVSNDPLHGITLKKILEDLVGFYGFDTLGELIKIKCFNENPSVKSSLTFLRKTEWARKKVEELYIRTLPKLKNLP